In Spirosoma pollinicola, the genomic window ACGTCATTTGACAGGGTATCTTTCTGAAGAAAAATATTGTAATCAAACTGCAATACGGAGCCTACCCGATAATTAGATACTATTAATTGAACCCCTGGATAACCACTGTCGCAGGGGGCTTTGGCAATGAGTGTCGTTGGTGGCTGACAGTCGGTTTGCTGTGGGTCACTCTGTGTTTGACAGCCGATGAATACGAGGGAACCAATAAACTGACTTAAGAGTAAGGCCAGGTTTTTCATAGTCATGTTCAGAATGATTTATCCTTTATACAACTAATGAAGACGTATTTATGTGTTCAGTATAGCGCGTTTTTTTTAGTAAAATTTATACTTATCCAAGAAGTCGGGTTAGTGCAAACTGCTTGATCTTTCCCTGATCACCAGCAATGGTCCTGGCGGCAATCTCTCCAAATGAAGCTCCCTGTTTGTAGCCGTGCCCGGAATCACCACCCATTAACCACAGATTACTGGCTTCAGGGTGCGTGTCCAGTATAAAATCTGAGTCGGGCGTGCTTGTATACTGGCAAACCCGTTGTTCAATTAACGGCTGACCAACCATTTTGGGGAATCGCTTTTTGATGACGCCCAGCACCATGTCCAATTCTTCCTGTTTAGCCATGCGGTGATAAGTGTCGAATCGATCTGTTACATTGTTGTCAGGGGGTGTCAGGCCAACTTTGAATCCCCGAAAATCGCTGCCCGGTATGCCGAACGAGCGAAACGGGCCATCTATGTCCCGGTCCATCCAGGTTGGCAATTTATTCTCCATAAGATCGGCTTGACCTGATGGCGACGCAAAGAAGAAACATAGCGCCCGTGTCACTTTAAGCTTTTTCGTTAGCTCCGGAAACAAGCGCACTAGCCACGGACCACAGGCAAATACAAACTGATCGGCTTCCAGCAAACTCCCATCCGAAAGAGTTATCGATGTTACTCTGCCCCCTTTGATTGCTTCCTGTTTTACCTGGGTTTGCAGAAAGGTGCCGCCTTCTTTAACGAATAAATCACAAACAGCCTGACAGCCTTTTCGGGCATCCAGATACCCGGCGTTGGGATCGTATAAGACATGATCCAGACCTTCCGTCCCGATTTGGGGCCACCGTTTTACTGCATCAGTCAGACTAACGTTTTCGAGGGGTAAGCCCGCTTTTTTATAAATGGCAATGGCTGATTCGGATTCTGCCTTGCTGGATGGGTAATTGAAAAGCA contains:
- a CDS encoding NAD(P)/FAD-dependent oxidoreductase, which gives rise to MPTESQNDRDTTHINRRQLLKSSLQATALTAFGTTLFKPAQSSAAFIKAPVKKGKIIVVGAGAFGGWTALHLLRQGYKVTLIDQFGAGNSQASSGGETRLIRAYYSDPIYVDMAMRAVTLWKENEPRMGQKLLHQNGLLLFNYPSSKAESESAIAIYKKAGLPLENVSLTDAVKRWPQIGTEGLDHVLYDPNAGYLDARKGCQAVCDLFVKEGGTFLQTQVKQEAIKGGRVTSITLSDGSLLEADQFVFACGPWLVRLFPELTKKLKVTRALCFFFASPSGQADLMENKLPTWMDRDIDGPFRSFGIPGSDFRGFKVGLTPPDNNVTDRFDTYHRMAKQEELDMVLGVIKKRFPKMVGQPLIEQRVCQYTSTPDSDFILDTHPEASNLWLMGGDSGHGYKQGASFGEIAARTIAGDQGKIKQFALTRLLG